The nucleotide sequence TCGGTTTGTGCAGGCTATCTTGGGAAAAAGATATTTCAATTTTCTGAGTATGACCTTGCTACGATGGGGCTTCTCCATGATATTGGAAAGTATTGCTATCATTTGCTCGAAATACAGGGAGAAGCAGCACCGGATCTTCCATCGATTATTCAGGAAGAACAAAAGTACAGTATTAACCATGCAACGCTGGGAAGTCTGATAGCAAGAAACTGGCAATTATCTGAGAGCATAGTCCAAAGCATTGCATATCACCATTATCCCAGCTTTTTATTGCCTGAGAGCATTCCCCCTGCTTTTCTGAAGGAAAGTTTTATCATATCTCTCTCCGACCTTATCGTTAAAGCGCTTGGGTATAAAGGACAGGGAGATGATATCCTGCCGATAAAAGAGGAGTATTTTAATATGTTTCATCTAAGTTCGATGTTACCGGGAATGATAACGCCATCTTTGATAAAAGATATTGAAAAAACACGTTTAACCGTAGAAAGCTATGTAAAGGTCACAGCAGCCGATGCCGTTTGAAACGATAAACAATCTAAAAATTTATTATGAAGTCCACGGTGAAGGTGAAGCTGTTATATTTATGCATCATGGCTTCGGCTGTACAAGGATATGGAATTCGATCTATCCACGTTTTACTGCACAGGGCTATAGGGTGGTAATGTATGACCGCCGGGGTTATGGCCGGTCAGAAAGAGGCGATGATTTTCAGCAATTTTATGAAAGCGACCGATACCGGCCGGAAAGTCTGGAAGAACTGAAAATAATAAAAGAAAACTTCGGTATTAAGGAATGCCATTTAGTAGGGCAATGTGAAGGCGGCGTTATAGGTGTAGACTATGCTATCCGGTATCCGAATGAAGTTAAAACTCTGACTACTGCCAGCACCCAGTGTTATAGCGATGTGCCTATGACCGAACTCAATGCTATAAAGTTTGGAAAAAAATATGCATACCTTGAAGCAGAATTGCAAGCTAAGATGATCGGATGGCACGGGGAAGCTGCTGAAATTAATTACAACCAATTCACCAAGTATGGTGGTGCTTACGGTAAGGACTATTTTGATCTGCGGCCTATCCTGCCGCTTGTTGCCTGCCCCACCATGGTATTGTATCCTGACCGGAGTGCAATTTTTGACGTAGAACAGGCTGTTGCTTTTTACCGTTATTTACCAAAGGGGGAGTTGGCTGTTTTTCCGAAATGCGGTCACAATACCTATGAACAAAAGCCGGAAGACTATGCACGTACCGTCCTGGATTTTATTACCAGAAATACAAAAGGCGAGGATTCAAGGCCACGTCCGGCTATGACATGCCTGGCGTAAAAAACGGTAGAGTTTACAAACAGACAACAACCTTGTTTTGGCAGGCAAAATAAATATTAAGGCAATAACAAGTCTAAATCACTCTTGACTTTTCTCTTTATTCATCATAATATAAGTAGCTTTTTTTCAAAATAAAAGTTTCAGGAGTTTAAAAATGTATGCCATTATTGAAAATGGAGGCAAGCAGTATAAGATAACTGAGGGAGAAAAGGTAAAACTGGAAAAGTTCACCGGTGTTGAAGGAGAAGATATCCAGATAAAAGAAGTTCTGGCCCTCAACGATGGAACCAACACTATAATCGGCAGTCCTTACATAGACGGTGCATAT is from Pseudomonadota bacterium and encodes:
- a CDS encoding alpha/beta hydrolase → MPFETINNLKIYYEVHGEGEAVIFMHHGFGCTRIWNSIYPRFTAQGYRVVMYDRRGYGRSERGDDFQQFYESDRYRPESLEELKIIKENFGIKECHLVGQCEGGVIGVDYAIRYPNEVKTLTTASTQCYSDVPMTELNAIKFGKKYAYLEAELQAKMIGWHGEAAEINYNQFTKYGGAYGKDYFDLRPILPLVACPTMVLYPDRSAIFDVEQAVAFYRYLPKGELAVFPKCGHNTYEQKPEDYARTVLDFITRNTKGEDSRPRPAMTCLA
- the rplU gene encoding 50S ribosomal protein L21; this encodes MYAIIENGGKQYKITEGEKVKLEKFTGVEGEDIQIKEVLALNDGTNTIIGSPYIDGAYIQGKVVSHGRLKKVIVFKFKRRKDYKKKNGHRQHFTELLVEKIHSEASHGA